CCGTTCACTGCCTGAATAGGCAGATGATTCAGGTCTTGACTATCCACCAATTGCCCGTTACCGGAAGCATCAATAATTTGACGAAGGTATTCCTGGTTTGCTGGATCATGAAAAAAAATACTAAAATGAATAGGCATCGCTGTTTTCGATCCTAATGACGAGCAGGTCTTTGGGTCGACTCTTCAAAACTCTACGGGTGAGCGTTGTAGACCTCGGATCACATCTACCGTTCGACGAGGTAGAGCAACTGGGGGAACCGTTTTGTTTGCCTTTGACGGTAAACCAAGGAGCGTTGCAGTATCCACCCCCGTGGTTCGCACCAGTTTTTGATCCCCTCGGCCGCGCAGCACCAGGGAGATGTGTTGTTCCTGAGCGGCCAAGGCCAGGCGTTCTCCCTCTTCCGGGCTGACTTCCAGGGTCACTGTGCGCACTATCAGAGGTTTATCGCCTGGGCGAGACTCCATCCTTTGATCTGCGCCCAAGACTTTCAGATTCTGGAAGAGTATCTTGGAGATGGGGTCTTTATCGTATTCACCTTTATCCACAGTTACCATCACGTCCACCCGGTCTCCAATTACGGGGAACCCAGCCACCCCGGAGACTTCGTCCACTTTTACGGTCATGGCCCGTTGGTCGGGGCTCAGCAGTGCAGAGAGGCCCGGAATCGTTCCTCTAGGAGTAAGTTTGTTTTCCGTAACGAGTTCGCCAGGCGACAAAGATGTGGCGGTAACTCGTCCCAACAACTCTTGTATGTTCCCAAAGGAGCCTTGCGGGGGGTTTTCTTGGTGCCAGACTTCCGTCTTGAGTTGCGCCGCATTCAGGGAACTGGCCGGGTCTACCTGAGTTGTGGCCACCACCACAAGACTGGTTTTTTCTTTAACGACGGGAACGGCAGGCTCTCGCTTCACCAATACAAAAAACACGTAGGTGGCTAGGCTGGCGCAAATAAAAGCCACGAGCAACCATATCCAACCAGGGAGTTGACGCATTATGCTTTACTCCTTGTATAGGGTCGCGATTCTTCCATCCACATTTCGATCTCAGAAGTTCCGCCATTTCTGGCAGCAATTTATCTTCTCAAAGACGCTGCATCCCGGCTCAGCCAGCAAGAGTTCCACTATGCTAAATAGCCACAAATGACATTGAGGACTTGGAGACCCTCTCCTATAACACTGTCCACTACCAACACATTTCTAAAACCATGAGAAAGATTAATAAGGCATTTCAATGACAGGGGCATCGCCCTCACCCTGGATGAAAATCATGGGTTTATTGCGTGATTTAAGGTATTTTCTCGTTTATCTCCATGGTTCAGCAAAAGAGATGCCACCTGAATGCTACCACCTCTTTAGTGCCCTGGATTGGGTTATACTCTACCCAATATATTATTAAACCAAAACCTTCCCGCCGGCCACCTTTTCTTTAAACCCGGGAAGTTTAATTTCCAAGGAAGAGAGGGCCGCAGCCTTGAGGCCGCGGCCCAAATTCCGGAAACGTAACAAAAGGCTTACGTCCCTAAAGCGGTCGTCGCTTTTGAGAAAGTGCTGGCGACCTTCGTGCCCAGAGCAGTCACAGCCGCCACAATAGCTACCGCGATCAAGCCCACCAACAGGGCGTACTCGATGGCAGAGGCGCCTTCTTCATCCCGGAGGAAAGTCATGGTTTTCTGGAAATAGGTTTGCATTTTGGTTCTCCTTTCCTTTAAGTGATGGGAAAAAAACTCAATTACGTAATTTTTTGCCTGTGTCGTCTTCGGACGGTCCTTTTGCTCCTCACCTCCTGTTTCTGGCCAGTATGGTTCCATAACTACCATTTGGCCTAACCCTTCGCTTCGGCAGTCCCGCTTCCCTGGCCCCAGGCTGTAGGTCGGAGACTTTACGTCCTCACCTTTCGGTGGAGTTTGCCTTTTTCGGTGGCGTGGAAATCTCTGATATGTGTATCGGCATCATCATTTGAAACTTTAAGAATCTTTTAGGAAAGCTGTAAAATCCCGGCGCCGGCTTCATTGCGCGCCACTCTTGGCTGGTCATCCCAAAAGGCGGCGTCAAAAAAGACGGGGATAAGGCTATGTTGGTCAGAACAGATGCTTGGGGCCGGAAGAATTGACCTTAAGATTTAAGTTATGGCCGGAGTGGTCGAATAACATAGTTAGTGGAGGATTCAATGGACCAGACCAGGCTCGATGTCAACTCCTCATTCTCACCGGTAGAGAGCAGGAAGGGGGCGAACAGTACCAATTTGCCCCAGTCATTAGAGGAATTGGGCTTGCCGCCGATCTTTTTGGCCCAGCTGGCCTTGAAGCACTGTTTCTTTTTGGACGTTTTTATCCTGGGAGATCTGGTGGAACGACTGAAGGTGTCCGCCAGTATCATCTCGAAGGTGCTGGATTACCTGAAAAAAGAAAAATATGTGGAGATGCGGGGCCCCGACCCCTTAAGCCCGGTGGTTAGTGCGCTGAGTCTGGCTCACCGGCATACTCTGACCGAAGGTGGGAAAAAGCGGGCTGGCCAGTTATTGGAATATGATGCCTACACCGGTCCGGTGCCGGTAACGTTGGAAGAATACTGGCGCCAGGTCAATCAACAAAGCATCAGGCAGGTGGAGGTCACCCCAGGTCATCTCCAGCGGTCCTTCCAGGGGTTGGTACTGGCTCCCGAGATTATAGACCAATTGGGAGTGGCTGCCGTAAGCGGTAACCCCTTGTTTCTCTATGGTCCTTCCGGTAACGGTAAAACTGTCATCTCCCTCCAGTTAGGCAAGATTTGGGATGACAATATCTTGGTCCCTTATGCCATCTATGTAGCTGGCCAGGTGATTCAGGTGTGGGATGAAATGATCCACTCCCCCGTCCAGAAGGAAGTCCCCGGGGCGGATAGGGAAGACCGCAGGTGGGTACGGTGCCATCGGCCGACGGTGGTTGTGGGGGGCGAACTTACCCTGGACATGCTGGATCTGGCCTATAATCCCGCCCTCAAGTATTATGAGGCTCCCTTGCAATTAAAGGCCAACAATGGCTTGTTCATTGTAGACGACTTCGGTCGCCAGCGCCTGTCACCCCAGGAATTGCTCAATCGCTGGATTATCCCCCTGGAGAATCGCCAGGATTTCCTTCACCTGCGCACCGGCCAGAAGATCGCCATTCCCTTTGATCTATTTATTGTCTTTGCCACCAATCTGGAACCTCGGACCCTGGTGGATGACGCCTTTCTGCGGCGCTTACGCTCCAAGGTTAAGGTGGAAAATGTAAATCGAGACCAGTTCGTGGAGATTTTTCGTCGCTGCTGCACTCAATACCAGATGGAGTTTGACCCGAACGTGGTCGAGTACCTGCTGGCCACGTATTATGATGGCGGCCAGCATCCCCTGACGGCCTGCCATCCCCGGGATCTGATGGAGAAGATTCTGGATTATTCCCGCTATCACCAGATTCCTCCCCGCCTGACGCCGGAACATCTGGACCGGGCCTGTCAAAGCTATTTTGTTTCTTAAGAAGGAGGACTTTTTGCGAGCGATTAAATGAGATTAAATTTTGGGTTTCGCAAAGTTTGCACTTTCGGCAAGTTAAGATGAGATAAGAGGATTCTTATCTTGGAGAACAATACATGTCATCTTTGTATCCCGTGATTATTGGTGGGGGCCCAGCCGGAATTTCTGCCGCCACCACCCTGGCAGAACGGAAGATTCCATGTTTGCTGTTAGAAAAAGATAAGCAGATGGGCGGCCTCTGTAAGACGGTGACATACAAAGGTTTCAGGTGTGATATCGGAGGACACCGATTTTTTACCAAGAACCGGGAAATCCAGACCATATGGGAAAAAACGCTAGGAGATCAATTTCTCGTGCGTCCCAGGGTGTCGCGTATCTATTACCGTGGCAAATTCTTTAACTATCCTCTGAAAGTCGCGAATGCTTTAGCCGGCCTGGGAGCAGCCGAATCCCTAAAAATTGTTATAAGCTATCTCAAGTCCCAGGTCTTTCCGACCAAACCTGAAATAAGTTTTGATGATTGGGTCTCCAACCGATTCGGCCGGGTTCTATTCAACATTTTTTTCAAAACCTATACCGAAAAAGTCTGGGGTGTTCCCTGTACGGTATTGAGCGCCGATTGGGCGGCGCAACGCATCCGCAACCTATCCTTGGGCCGCGCCCTAATCAATGCCGTAGGCCTGAAAAATAGCTCGAAGGTGGCAAGCCTTATTGATAATTTTCACTATCCCCGCTTGGGTCCCGGCCAAATGTATGAAGCCATGGCGTCGCGTCTCCACAGCAATGGCGGCGAGGTCCGCAAGGGTTTGGAAGTAGTGGAAGTCCGCCACGCTCACCATCAGGTAACTGCTCTCCTCACGCGCAATGGGGGAGGAGGGGAGTTATTAAATTGTTCTCATTGTTTTTCCAGCATGCCTATCACTGACCTGGTTCAACGCATGTCTCCTTCACCCCCTGATGAGGTCTTGAACGCGGCTCGGGCTCTTCGATATCGCTCCATTATCACGGTTAATTTGCTTTTCAAGAGAAGCGTCGCCTTGCCCGATAATTGGATCTACCTGCATAGCCCGGAGGTGACGGCGGGGCGTTTGCAGTTGTATAAGAATTGGAGTCCCGCCATGGCGCCGGCCGGCGACCATAGTTCGGTGGGCTTCGAATATTTTTGTTTTGAAGAGGATGAATTGTGGAATTTACCTGATGCCGAACTCATCGGAAAAGCCCGGCAAGATTTATCCCACTTAGGTTTTTATAATCAGGAAGATTGGCTCGATGGCTTTGTTGTGCGCTATGCCAAGGCTTATCCCATGTATGAAGACGCATACGAGAAGCATCTAGCGGTAATCAGAGGTTGGCTGTCTCAATTTTCCAATCTCTATTGCATCGGCAGATATGGTCAATTTCGCTATAACAACATGGACCATTCCATGATGACCGGCATT
This genomic window from Desulfobaccales bacterium contains:
- the cpaB gene encoding Flp pilus assembly protein CpaB codes for the protein MRQLPGWIWLLVAFICASLATYVFFVLVKREPAVPVVKEKTSLVVVATTQVDPASSLNAAQLKTEVWHQENPPQGSFGNIQELLGRVTATSLSPGELVTENKLTPRGTIPGLSALLSPDQRAMTVKVDEVSGVAGFPVIGDRVDVMVTVDKGEYDKDPISKILFQNLKVLGADQRMESRPGDKPLIVRTVTLEVSPEEGERLALAAQEQHISLVLRGRGDQKLVRTTGVDTATLLGLPSKANKTVPPVALPRRTVDVIRGLQRSPVEF
- a CDS encoding Flp family type IVb pilin, which produces MQTYFQKTMTFLRDEEGASAIEYALLVGLIAVAIVAAVTALGTKVASTFSKATTALGT
- a CDS encoding NAD(P)/FAD-dependent oxidoreductase produces the protein MSSLYPVIIGGGPAGISAATTLAERKIPCLLLEKDKQMGGLCKTVTYKGFRCDIGGHRFFTKNREIQTIWEKTLGDQFLVRPRVSRIYYRGKFFNYPLKVANALAGLGAAESLKIVISYLKSQVFPTKPEISFDDWVSNRFGRVLFNIFFKTYTEKVWGVPCTVLSADWAAQRIRNLSLGRALINAVGLKNSSKVASLIDNFHYPRLGPGQMYEAMASRLHSNGGEVRKGLEVVEVRHAHHQVTALLTRNGGGGELLNCSHCFSSMPITDLVQRMSPSPPDEVLNAARALRYRSIITVNLLFKRSVALPDNWIYLHSPEVTAGRLQLYKNWSPAMAPAGDHSSVGFEYFCFEEDELWNLPDAELIGKARQDLSHLGFYNQEDWLDGFVVRYAKAYPMYEDAYEKHLAVIRGWLSQFSNLYCIGRYGQFRYNNMDHSMMTGILAARRMLGEDIDPWSVNSEGEYLEEKAEKAIP